One Coccinella septempunctata chromosome 1, icCocSept1.1, whole genome shotgun sequence DNA window includes the following coding sequences:
- the LOC123322260 gene encoding glycine-rich protein-like — protein sequence MGYKYFDWILKNHSSLRHRKTNNKYLKMFKFVLLLALVAYVAAAPGYLVGGYGIPAATSYSSRIDYPSPVIAKTVVAAPVVSSYGLGYGGHYGSVGYPYGSGLYYSNDLGYGHGLAHGYGYGSLY from the coding sequence ATGGGGTATAAATACTTTGACTGGATCCTTAAAAATCATAGTTCACTGCGACATCGCAAAACCAACAACAAATATCTCAAAATGTTCAAGTTTGTTCTACTTCTCGCCCTCGTAGCTTATGTGGCTGCAGCTCCAGGATATCTTGTTGGCGGCTACGGTATTCCCGCAGCTACGAGCTACAGCTCCAGGATCGATTATCCTTCACCTGTGATTGCAAAGACTGTGGTTGCAGCGCCTGTGGTTTCATCCTATGGCTTAGGATATGGAGGACATTATGGCAGTGTAGGCTACCCCTATGGAAGTGGGTTGTATTACAGTAACGACTTAGGATATGGACATGGCTTGGCTCATGGATATGGCTACGGTAGTCTATATTGA